The following coding sequences lie in one Miscanthus floridulus cultivar M001 chromosome 9, ASM1932011v1, whole genome shotgun sequence genomic window:
- the LOC136481030 gene encoding replication protein A 70 kDa DNA-binding subunit B-like — translation MDAAKSCRISSSRSSTSSPSARAAGSVSWQPTGRIRSRRCSPTNFALEVHSGNLNNLGLIRILDYTCNLVKGNNDKVLIVVKCELVCQALDAEINGEAKKEDPPIVLKPKDEGVVVAEQANAPPLVMKPKQEVKSASQIVNEQRGKT, via the exons ATGGACGCTGCCAAGTCG TGCCGGATCTCGTCGTCCAGGTCCTCGACCTCAAGTCCATCGGCACGGGCAGCCGGTTCAG TTTCATGGCAACCGACGGGAAGGATAAGATCAAGGCGATGCTCCCCCACCAACTTCGCGTTGGAGGTCCACTCCGGCAATCTGAATAACCTCGGCCTGATCCGCATCCTCGACTACACTTGCAACCTCGTCAAAGGCAACAATGACAA AGTCTTGATTGTCGTCAAATGCGAGCTTGTGTGCCAAGCGCTCGACGCCGAGATCAACGGCGAGGCCAAGAAAGAGGACCCTCCAATTGTGCTGAAGCCCAAGGACGAAGGCGTGGTCGTGGCTGAGCAAGCAAATGCTCCCCCACTCGTGATGAAGCCCAAGCAGGAGGTGAAGTCCGCGTCCCAGATCGTGAATGAGCAGCGTGGAAA